A genomic window from Desulfovermiculus halophilus DSM 18834 includes:
- a CDS encoding bifunctional folylpolyglutamate synthase/dihydrofolate synthase gives MTGTNPSYAACLNEFYALQKFGIKFGLSSTSALLDRLENPEQGQHFVHIAGTNGKGSVASFLAQILRSAGLNVGLYTSPHLVRFTERFQINGREIPQDQAADLMHTVMEVFDPREPPTFFEAVTVMALLYFARRNTDIVIMETGMGGRLDATNVIHPLVSVITSISMEHQEYLGSSLLQVAREKAGIIKPSVPVLTAASQPKVLECIQETCRAQDAPFYRLGRDFRARMRDSRLFYHGLHAELKAVPLGLSGRHQARNAALALAASEILEDKGFLVSDVSRRTGVSQTVWPGRMHLMDGRPRIMLDGAHNPAAIAALAASLRENPNYRRLILVIGIMADKAAKPILRSILPLAGQVIFTRPVYPRAMDPFQLRDQAERLPSRNTVIPSLPKALDTARAAAGDQDLILVTGSLFTVGEALSYLDPAAWAPDPA, from the coding sequence ATGACCGGAACCAATCCCTCATACGCCGCCTGCCTCAACGAGTTCTACGCTCTGCAAAAGTTCGGCATCAAGTTCGGGCTGTCCTCCACCTCAGCCCTCCTGGACCGGCTCGAAAATCCGGAGCAGGGACAGCACTTCGTGCATATAGCCGGGACCAACGGCAAAGGCTCTGTGGCCTCTTTCTTGGCCCAGATCCTGCGTTCCGCAGGACTCAATGTCGGCTTGTACACCTCGCCCCATCTGGTCCGGTTCACTGAACGCTTTCAGATCAACGGCCGGGAAATACCCCAGGACCAGGCCGCCGACCTGATGCATACCGTCATGGAGGTCTTTGATCCCAGGGAGCCGCCGACATTTTTTGAAGCCGTGACCGTTATGGCCCTTTTGTATTTCGCCCGCCGGAACACGGATATCGTTATCATGGAAACCGGCATGGGCGGCAGGCTGGACGCCACCAACGTGATCCATCCTCTGGTGTCCGTGATTACCTCCATCTCCATGGAACATCAGGAGTACCTGGGCTCCAGCCTGCTGCAAGTGGCCAGGGAGAAAGCCGGAATCATCAAACCATCGGTCCCGGTGCTCACTGCTGCCTCCCAACCCAAGGTCCTGGAGTGCATCCAGGAGACGTGCCGGGCGCAGGACGCGCCATTCTACCGGCTGGGCCGTGATTTTCGGGCCAGGATGCGCGACAGCCGGCTCTTCTACCACGGCCTGCATGCCGAGCTCAAAGCTGTCCCCCTTGGTCTCTCCGGACGGCATCAAGCCCGGAACGCCGCCCTGGCCCTGGCCGCCAGCGAAATCCTGGAAGACAAGGGCTTCTTGGTATCCGACGTCTCCCGCCGGACAGGAGTATCCCAGACCGTCTGGCCCGGCCGGATGCACCTGATGGACGGCCGGCCCCGGATCATGCTCGATGGAGCGCACAATCCGGCGGCCATTGCCGCCTTGGCCGCAAGCCTGCGGGAAAATCCGAACTACCGCCGCCTTATCCTGGTTATCGGGATCATGGCCGACAAGGCGGCCAAGCCCATTCTGCGCTCCATCCTCCCTCTTGCCGGCCAGGTCATCTTTACCCGGCCGGTGTACCCCCGGGCCATGGACCCCTTTCAGCTCAGGGATCAGGCGGAACGGCTCCCATCCAGGAACACCGTGATCCCGTCCTTGCCCAAGGCCCTGGATACGGCCCGGGCCGCAGCCGGCGACCAGGACCTGATCCTGGTCACCGGCTCCCTGTTCACTGTGGGGGAAGCTCTCAGCTACCTGGACCCGGCCGCCTGGGCCCCGGATCCGGCATAG